The Arachis ipaensis cultivar K30076 chromosome B05, Araip1.1, whole genome shotgun sequence nucleotide sequence GCCACACCCTGGATGTCTCTGGAGCTCCCTCTTATTGGCATGTGACACACCCTTGTTGCGACGTATGGCATGCCCAATATAACACCCCAATTCTCCACAGAATTATTCTCGGAAATTCTGTGATGAGAAATTCGATAAATATCTGAGAATCATCTCATCATAAAATCGTGGTTAACAAAATACTGGATCAACGATGCCAAAAATTTGATACAGATTTTTCAAACCACAAactactggcaagtgcaccggatcgtatcaagtaataccacgggaGTAGATTATCGTTCCCATGAGAATTAACGGATTTAGCAAACAATGGTCAATCGATTATTGTAGTCAGACAGTCAAAATTAAGGGTTTCCAAAAACAATTTCATAAAAATACAGTAAATTGAATAAAAGCAAGTTGTAAGTGATTGAGAGATAAATATGATTCAAAAGAGTTAATGTTTTAGAGATGTTGAAActtccaaaaaaatattttttttttactctcCACCTTGATCAAGCAATGATGTTTTTATGGCAAATCATAAGTAATTAAACTCCAATTCTTCGGTAATTCAATTTCTCTAATCTTAATCCGTTATTAATTCCTTGATTAACTAATTATGACAAGAGCTTCAGAATGTCCACTGATTTAAAAATCACACAATTCTCAAGAACCAAACTTAGTTGATTTGATGACACTTACCAAGTCCAAATTCAAAACTTAAGAACCATGAGAAGAAGTCTTCAAGCTTAATTCAATTTATTAACTTTTTCAAGATATTAACAGAACTCAAGTAAGAAGAGAATTATTTTCCAACACATTCAAATCCTTGGTATGAAGAACAAAAACTTATTCttaagaaaacatcaatgcattaaTTTAGATAGAAAAGCTATAATATTAATCTATAGGAaacagaactcctaaccttaacctaggagattagtgactcatgctttaaaaacaaaaacaaggaaTCAAAAAGGGCAAAAGGAATAACGGTCCTTTTTAGAGTGTTTCTAAGAACTTTATATACTAAACCTCAAAGCAAAACTTAATCATTAAATTCAAActtaaattaaaaaacaaaaacaaatcaaATCTAATCTTCCGCATTAAGTCTTCAGCTTTATGTCTTCTCTTTAAGGCTTTAGTGGTCCCAAGTTTGGCATTCTTAGTGGGGCTAGAGAGTTGCAACATGACTTGTGGAGGCTGGGCCAGGGGCGTGATGGCGTGCAAAACACCACTTCCTTTCTTCCTTAATCATTCATCAAAACCACGGCATATTAACTTCATTCATTAACCACTTCCCTTTCACACTTTTCATCACATTTACCTCTTTCTTCACTTCCAAGTTACCTTAAATTCCTAAATTCTGCTATCTACCAAACTAACTAGTAGAATCTAAGATTAACAAGACAAAAATAGGAGGTTTAGGGTTCATAATTATGTTTAAAACAGAAAAACATAAGTGCTGAAAAACAGggcgtgtgcatacgcacacacctATGCGTGCGCACAACTCAACAAGAAAGCagaacgtgtgcgtacgcacgaatgcgtgcgtgcgcacaaatcACTTAGTGTGCATGCGCCTCATCTGTGCTAGCGCCACCAATAGAAGACTCATCCTAGCATGCGCAcaggggcgtgcgtacgcacactttatgAAAAATGctaggtgtgcgtgcgcatagaagcgtgcgtacgcacaatttAAATTTTGCCTTTGTtgggtgcgtgcgcacagacCGGTGCGTGGGCACACACCAGAAAAACTGGTTCTGCTGCAACAtttaaaatttcagttttttaCCCCAAATTTCTGGCATCCATaattttctctacaaaattcggtTTTTCGCAAACTTTATACCGATTTCAAGCTTATCAAACACCCTTTAATTTTAAACAAACCTCATTTGCATTCAAAATTTGAGGAGCAAGTTATGGACTTTCAAAGTtcattaaaattcactttttaccaaatAACACCCCAAATCTTATTTTTGCCAAAACCATATTTTTCCCTCCAAGAACTCATTTCCAGCCAACCTAATATACCACAAACCAACATATTACTATACATACTCATATCATCAAATCATTACCAACAAGTCCCAAAACATACCATGTTTCTACTTTGCCATAATCATGATTCCTTCATCCATCATCATCATactaatatacatatacatacatattcAATCAACAACCAAATCTCAAAAAGCATCACCTACTAACCATATTCTTCAACTTAAATTCATATCCCCTTATCCATTAACCTCATAAAACTCATCATTTAAAACATGTAAccatttcaacttatcctataatgctctagcctaagttttcacaaaaccttaTATGTTAAATGCGCAAAAcctaaatcataccttggccgcttTTCATATATTATCCAAAGCCAAATACAGCCCCAAAAGTCCAAGAATTACCAAAGCATTGACAACAATCCTCCACCAAGCCTCAATTGTCCAAAATCAAGTTCCAATATGTGCATAAACACCTAAGTTCACATATCCATACACTAATTTAATACCCAATACCCAAATTCAAGAAATTAAATAGGATTCTTGAATCTTCACCTTATCCAAGCGTCACACAAGCAAGGGCGGATGTTTTCCTCAAGTTAATTTGAGCCTAAACatcaaaattgaataattttcAACATTATAGCTCATGAATTTTGAAACTGAGAATGAAGGAATTGAGGAAGAAAATATGACTTCCTCACCTTAAATGTtctgggttttgtagagctcgacgacGCGAATACGTGATCGCAAACggatcgtcaatcggagctccggatcaaaagttacgtGGATTTGAGTATATGAGTGAGGGTTTGGAGCTTTCAAGGTTCTTCCCCCTTTCCTAGAGGTTTCTAGCTTGAAAATAAGGATGAAGGGAGAAGGGGGCTGTGTTTTTTCATGTATGGCTTGGTTGGATTGGGCTTTGGGCCTATTTTGGGCCCAGTTCGTCTGGTtcggcccgtttggcccaatcttggaccaaattctttgaaattagtgtcaaaatttttattttaattggctctatcctattttactatCAAATTTgcatttctaattttctttattaaaatttaatttattgactaattattcgctaatttaacggggtttacatcctacccacctaattaggaatttttcCCCCAAAATTCAAGTTCAGTAACCTAAAATAGGCGCATTGATCATTTTTCTTCTCGGGTTCAAGTTCTCGGGTGTGTTCTCCCATTCCAATTCGTAGTTCGTATTAATATCATAAACAGTTTAATACATCTTGGTTTTAATCCTTTAATCTTACTTGCGCACCGATCTTTATTTTGTTAAAGCAACATTTAAGAATGCGTAACTAGTTTCTCTTGAGGAGGTTCAAAAACTGTTTCTGTTCTCAAGTGTCTAAACTGTAATGCTCTTTAAGGTATGGAAGAATATTAAAGGACCGACATTCTTAACGGTTATGATTAGGGGTTATACGTGATGCTAACTCTAGCTTGAAAAGATAATAAGCCCAGAAGTGATTGAGTTACTGGAAAGGTGTTGCTGTAAAATAAAGGGATACTCTATATGGTGGGTACAGTAAGTTCTAAAGATTAACAAGATATACAAGAAGGAGTTAAGGTGCATTCTCAGAGAAGAATTGAAATTCAAGTTGGTTGAGGAGAAGATATAGCGCACCAAATTAAACAAACCTTAGCTGATGTCAACGGATTACCAGTTTACAAAAGAGAGCAATTCCACTCGTGGCGAGTTTCTAAGATTCATGGATTTACATTATCATGACAAGACAAAGTTGGATTCATTTGGAAGGAGCAAGGTTCGTGCAAGTTAGGGATAGGATTAGGAGCTGATCCATTCATTATTTAAGAAGAAGTTTGGGTTAGAATTCTATTGTAAGCTATAAAAAGGAGGTTAAATCGACTCAGAAGGATTCATTAACGTGCTCTCCAGTCCAATTGGTATCTCATATTGGGAATACTTGATTGAACGGGTCTCATCCTCTATTTTATAATCCTTCAAGCTTCTGAGTAGTTCCATCAATTCTGGTATTTCATTCACACGGTGTACCTCATTGCATCTATTTAGTCACGAACGATACGATCGGCGAGGATTAAGGCTTTAAATTCCCTAGTAATGTCACAAGTTCGTTTCGCGTCCAAAGGTCTTGCTCTGAGAAATCTACGTCTCTCTGGTTACAGGTAGGATTCATACACTAATATAGGCTCGAGTTGGTTTTCAAAGAGATATTAAATTTGAAAGATGAATGAATAGTATGAATAGTGTTCATGAGAAATCAGAAAGAGTTTTATATAAGGTTGATCAGTGTTGTATCAAAATAATAGAATGCTCAAGAAGGGAAATCCAGGTGCATCTCAAGAAAGGAATCTGGACAAAAAATATTTGATAGTATGGATAGGGCATACTGAATCAAGTAATTTTCAGTTGAGCTTGAGAGTTACAAAGTTATGAAGAGAGCACCCAACCTTCAGCAATTTCCAAGGCTCAAGATCATTTGTCTATACCAAAATAAGCTCAGACTCACCTCTGGATGGACAAATTCAAATACAAATATGTGCACGTAAGGGGGTTAGAATTTTAGGGGATAAACCATTTGTTGTTCGAGGGAAAAAGGAATCCAAAACAAAATTCCATTACAGGTTATACAAGAAAAGCTAGATCGAGTCACGAAGATTTGCCGGTACCATCCTTCTCGCATACAGTCTACTACTATGTTCTTCCCTTTCTACTAACAAAATGGGTGTTCTCCATAAGGTAGCACTCGGTCAAACAGATTTTTCTTTCATTACTCCCTTTAACCAAGTCCTAAGTTCAACACTAAGCTTGTCACTTCTAATCTTACATCCTCATCCCTGTCGCCAGCTGTAAATAAATGCAGTGTTTCAAGATCACAtattacaatttaaatttctagttatcaatttttttcaattacctccatcTTGCTAATTCGGTCGTCCCCCATTTTGAGTTTTTCCCTGCGGACAGTTCCTAGATACGTGCCCTGGTAGACCACACTTGTAACATACGCCCAAGCCAATACGGCACGGATTATTCGGATGATAACGGCCACACTTTTGACATGTCAGCTTCTCCGAAGTATCCCTTGTTTGTTTTCTTCCACCATCCCCATGGTGATCATCATCCATTCCAACCAGGTTCCGACCATGAGGAAATGGTTGAGCATATCCTCTTTGCTTGAATCCTCGACCCCTTGGTACCAAATTCTGGTGGTGGTTTCTTCGGTGGAATTCCTGGTTATCGTTCTTCGCCACGGCTACGTTTCTCACACATTCTTCAGCTATTCGGCTCTTGTTCACAAGTTTGGAAAATACCCTGATCTCCATACGTGCAACGAAGCTTAGAATATCACTCCGAAGGCCTCCCTCATATTTGATACACTTCCACTCAGCAAAGTCCTCAAGAGCTCCCTGACAAATGCGTGAAAAACGGCACAATTCTTCAAATTTGCTTGTGTACTCAGTAATGGTCATCTGGCCCTGTTTCAGCTGAAGCAGTTCAAGTTCCTTACCATTCCTGACTGAGCTGGGAAAGTACTTCTTGTAAAATTTGATTCGGAATAACTCCCCAGAGATTACAACCCCATCAGGCTGTAGAATACGCCTCATgccctgccaccaatgctgagCCTCACCTTGCAGCTGGTAGGTTCCAAACTCAACCCACCGTTCATCAGGAACCTGCTAAGCATGTAATGCTTGCTCAATAGCTTGTATCTAGTTATCCGCATCGGTAGGGTTTGAAGTTCCTCTGAAGGTCAGAGGATGAACCTTTAGAAAGGAGAAAAGTATCATAGAACCATTATCGCCGTTATTGCCATTATTTCCATTATTTATTTGGTTTCCCAGGGCTTCGGCTGTCGCTTGCATCGCCGCGGCCATATTCCCTAGAGCGGCCATGAAGTCTACAGGGTTAGGAGGATTGTTCCCTGTTGCTTCAGGCATAGCATTGCCTATTCTGCCTCTACCTCGCCCGCGTCCGCGTCCGTGAGTCAACATttggtccctatacacaccaaacaagtgatatcaagttgatcagtcttaatatcacAAGTCTAGTGTTTTAAGTTCccaatgcatgctcatgaacgtttatgccacatatataagttagatatcctaatagcacatagacacatatacagagaatgcacagaagcataatcAATCCGTCCTCatgctctataggaacgaactgctatgataccataatgtaacaccctaccatacttaatcttatgcttaagtcataagactgagatagtaaggcattacgacctctaaaaataaatatatatatatatatatatatatataataataataataatagagaaagagatacttaactaggagccttgaaaaacaggTAAAACAAACTCGCAAAATTCAAAAGCGCAACCCTCAGAAAACGTAGTTACTTGCGTGAGAAGAAAACTAAAGTTCAATAACATATATACAGATGATACGAGTAGAGGGCCAAGAACACagcataactagctcctgactcagcctgcgaagccaaagTATTCTTACATATAAGAGGAGAAACTATGCATatatattggtgcacgaaattgtgatctcaacagcgccaaaaaaacttggtacgcacgattgtaatctcaactccttttcataactctgcacaactaaccagcaagtgcactgggtcgtccaagtaataaaccttacgtgagtaagggtcgatcccacggagattgtcggcttgaagcaagctatggtcatccttataaatctcagtcaggcggattcaaatggctatgagattttgataattaaaatgtaattaaaacagaaaataagatagagatacttatgtaattcattggtgagaatttcagataagcgtatggagatgctttgctccttctgaatctctgctttcctactgccttcattcaatcattcatactcctttctatggcaaactgtatgttgggggatcaccgttgtcaatggctaccgtctgtcctctcagtgaaaatggtccaaatgcgctgttaccgcacggctaatcatctgtcggttctcactcatgttggaataggatccattgatccttttgcgtctgtcactacgcccaacactcacgagtttgaagctcgtcacagtcatcccatcccagatcctactcggaataccacagacaaggtttagactttccggatctcaagaatgctgccaattgattctagcctataccacgaagactctgatctcacggaatggagggctctgttgttaggagaggaaaccatgcgtcatgaaccaggaggccaagagatacacactcaagcttttgcaaatagaacggaggtggttgtcaggcacgcgttcataggtgagaatgatgatgagtgtcacggatcatcacattcatcaggttgaagtacgaatgaatatcttagaataagaagtaggtgtgaattgaatagaagaacaatagtaattgcattaattcatgaagaacagcaaagctctacaccttaatctatgaggtgtagaaactccaccattgaaaatacataagaacaaggtctaggcatggccgaatggccagcctccaaacatgtacaatatgatctatgatagcatGAAACTGATcaaggatataaaataaatcactaaaagtagtttttatactaaactagtagctagggttatagaaaataagtaactaagtgcaggtagtgcaaaaatccacttccgggacccacttggtgtgtgcttgggctgagcattgaagctttcatgtgtagagactcttcttggagttaaacgctagctttggtgccagtttgggcgtttaactccagcttttatgccagttctggtgtttaacgccaaaatagggtagaaagttagcgtttaaatgccagtttgcgttatcaaaacgggggcaaagtatagactattatatatttctggaaagcccagaatgtctactttccaacgcaattgagagcgtgccaattggatttctgtagctgcagaaaatctatttcaagtgcagggaggtcagaatccaacaacatctgcagtcctttttcagcctctgaatcagatttttgctcaggtccctcaattccagccagaaaatacctaaaatcacagaaaaacacacaaactcatagtaaagtccaaaaatattatttttatttaaaaactaataaaaatataataaaaattaactaaaacatactaaaaactacctaaaaacaatgccaaaaaagtgtataaattatccgctcatcacaacaccaaacttaaattgttgcttgtccccaagcaactaaaaataaagtagaataaaaagaagagaatatacaataaattccgaaaacatctatgaagatcagtcttaattagatgagcggggcttttaactttttgcttctgaacacttttggcatctcactttatcctttgaagttcagaataattggcatctataggaactcagaattcagatagtgttattgattctcttagttcagtatgttgattcttgaacacatctactttatgagtattggccgtggccctaagtattttgttttccagtattaccaccggatacataaatgccacagagacataactgggtgaaccttttcagattgtgactcagttttgctagagtccccaattagaggtgtccagagctcttaagcacactcttttttgctttggagcacgactttaaccgctcagtctcaagcttttcatttgacaccttcacgccacaagcacatggttagggacaacttggtttagctgcttaggccaagattttattcctttgggccctcctatctattaatgctcaaagccttggatcctttttaccattgccttttggtttaaagggttattggctttttgctcttgttttttctttttctttctctttttttttgccatttttttctttttttttcgcaagcttctgttcttcactactttttcttgcttcaagaatcaattttatgatttttcagattatcaataacatttctctttttccattattctttcaagagccaacaattttaacattcataaacaacaaattcaaaaatatgcactgttcaagtattcattcagaaaacaaaaagtattgccaccacatcaaaataattaaactaatttcaagatataattcgaaatcatgcatttctagttcttttgcaattaaattttttttttatttaagaaaggtgaaggattcataggacattcatagctttaagacatagacactagacactaatgatcatgtaaataaagacacaaatataaacaaatataaagcatagagaacgaaaaacaggaaaataaaaaacaagaaaattaaagaacgggtccatcttagtgatggtggcgtcttcttcctcttgaagaaccaatggtgctcttgagctcctctatgtctcttccttgcctttgttgctcctccctcatgactctttggtcttctctaatttcatggaggaggatggaatgctcttggtgctccacgtttagttgtcccatgttggaacttaattctcttagggaggtgttaatttgctcccaatagttttgtggaggaaagtacatcccttgaggcatctcagggatttcataatgaggaatttcctcatgctcttgttgaggtccatgagtgggctctcttgtttgctccatcctcttcttctaatctcatgtcggatgACGATCGGGATTTCCTGTCGGtgaagaattttcacaaatataatcgcgttgtaagtatagcatctaaaccaacagaaaatcctttcgtacaaaagttttggttgtcacaagtaacaaactcctaaataaattgataaccgaagtatttaaacctcgggtcggcttctcaaagaattgcagggaggtatgatttattattagttatggaaaagatagaattttgggtttttaaaataaggaacaggtaatttaaataacaagaaaaataagttaataattatatataaaaaaggaaaagaactcttggcaaggtatgagaatttggaagtcctatcctagttatccttatcgatggtgatgagaattgagttctaatcccacttagttaacctttactaaatcaaaggaaagtcaagtagactaattagtttgatcctcaggtcctagccaattcctaagaaaggactagagttattggaattcaattcaattagcaaatataacaattatcaatcacgatgagtttgataactcaagagtctccaattaatcaattaaagccaagaatataaaaagctaaataagaatcataaatctgaaatacctcaatttatattaaataaagaaaatcaatctaaacataaagagttcataagccaatttggtgaCATAAGTCAGATACAAATAAaagaattagaataaataaaaatataaaagaaatattgaacctgataaagagttgaaatcctaaatcctttaagaggaatcctaatcctaaaacctaagagagaggagagagcctctctctctctaaaactacatctaaattatgaaaagtgaattctGGAATGTATGATCTGTCCTCCTTGAatagatgcattccctcactttataacctctaatctgtgttttctggactcggatctgggccaaaagggtttcagaaatcgctgggggcattttctgcagtttctgcacgtggcatctctcacgcgtccgcgtaggtcacgcggtcgcgtcatctggagttctgCTCTTCCACGCAGTCGCGTCGGTCGCGCGTACACGTcatttgtgttctgctcaaggcacgcttccgcgtcagtcacgcgttcgcgtcgctgccttttcgcgctaggcatgcggccgcgtcgtccatgcgttcgcgtcgctgcctttttctccaaaacttcatttttgtgctttccgtccatttttgtatgtttcctttctgtcctctaagccattcctggcttaggagatctgaaaatacttaacacacaaatcacggcatcgaatggtaacaaagggtaataataaaaataaataaatatttttaaagcataagaaacatgtttttcacatatatcacataataaggaagggaaagtaaaaccatgcaatttacatgaataagtgggtgaaggattgaataaatcgcttaaattgagcataaaatacatcataaaatatgggtttatcaacctccccacacttaaacaatagcatgtcctcatgctaaatccaagagaaagggtaaagttagaatggtggaatctcatgcaatgcattctattctaaatgcaagctacctaaatgagtcatgcaattctagttattattcacttgtatataaagcttacatgtagttaaattaattcatatcctcaaggaatcatatatgcatagccaaaccctagataatgttaaagcacttttacaattgagatgggtaaaagtatttcacaaacttgcaagacaattaacaattaagcagagatatatggtgatgagctattgaaccctcactggattttgtgtttactctctagtcactcagtgtttattgggttaatcactccattctttttctatccttgctttctcaaactttgttcttcatctaaccaatcaacaattatggaATACATACATACAGAaattatgaggtctttttcaaggttgtaatggggccaaggtaaaggtaagggtatatttATAAGGCTAAGTGatctaacaaagtgaatccttgattagtctaagatctcacctaacatacatacttcatATAATTTAAAGTTCCTCaacctatttacccaaattttccactttgtattacaagctcatgcattaaatttaattCTGAAATTTTgtctcatgtgcattgattcttttttattttacaattggagaatttttgtatccccttatttaagtactgaaaatataattttttttatgcacatggtaatttagttattttgatttcacatgagcatgctttccaaatttctgaaataacttattcattttaaatccctactttgtttctatcatcccatgttcccataaa carries:
- the LOC107641021 gene encoding uncharacterized protein LOC107641021, which codes for MPEATGNNPPNPVDFMAALGNMAAAMQATAEALGNQINNGNNGNNGDNGSMILFSFLKVPDERWVEFGTYQLQGEAQHWWQGMRRILQPDGVVISGELFRIKFYKKYFPSSVRNGKELELLQLKQGQMTITEYTSKFEELCRFSRICQGALEDFAEWKCIKYEGGLRSDILSFVARMEIRVFSKLVNKSRIAEECVRNVAVAKNDNQEFHRRNHHQNLVPRGRGFKQRGYAQPFPHGRNLVGMDDDHHGDGGRKQTRDTSEKLTCQKCGRYHPNNPCRIGLGVCYKCGLPGHLATGMRM